In the genome of Montipora foliosa isolate CH-2021 chromosome 3, ASM3666993v2, whole genome shotgun sequence, one region contains:
- the LOC137994466 gene encoding micronuclear linker histone polyprotein-like produces MNKDFFFKVELNLSSTTKTDRDLHPSDITVSSVNDSFITQEALDSRIRNQCNSNIYAAEGCEEEKLVSNNFGSAFGREPSWTSCPGRSHAFFFGTTLPQTAKAKRNVREKLGRVSPPDIGVKVKKDQFSTEKSSKAKKRTSSSEFVKSNRRVSCPGDVSNTESLKDISDSSTNSKWITRLFVNSSYRLEADESREVLPKIIESMETMNSKGTKLSTTNARRDEIMTSSKSASPGYFCSEKSMDQIPHEGYHESQKRMLTSALSTRSEGNGKEQNKTPTADKSKTIETTYAVKRHVVPSRFKTEDGNVSTRKVKFDDKRINIHSPSLDTREKSRERSERTKFERKKDTISPNRGSKLMPKSGVLSAEDVFTQKSQSIKIFEDDINLKVTAFLRSSQPMASPKTLKVKIPKKTKASVSNTSVSMRQQRRGDGIFVNTDTCPSSARLIHQDRSWYYQDRRGKCRYLRVPESPVPPVEWVFQTDDD; encoded by the coding sequence TGAACTTGTCATCAACAACAAAGACTGATCGTGACTTGCATCCTAGCGACATTACGGTATCATCCGTGAACGATTCCTTCATCACTCAAGAGGCTTTGGACTCCAGGATTAGAAATCAGTGTAACAGCAATATTTATGCTGCAGAAGGCTGTGAAGAAGAAAAActcgtttcaaataattttggCTCGGCTTTTGGTCGTGAACCGAGCTGGACCAGTTGTCCCGGGCGATCACACGCTTTCTTCTTCGGAACCACATTGCCTCAAACAGCGAAAGCGAAACGCAACGTCAGAGAGAAGCTGGGAAGGGTTAGCCCGCCTGATATTGGTGTCAAAGTCAAAAAGGATCAATTTTCTACGGAAAAAAGCTCTAAGGCGAAGAAGCGGACCAGCAGTTCAGAATTCGTAAAATCAAATAGACGAGTGTCTTGTCCAGGAGATGTTTCAAACACGGAGTCTTTAAAAGATATATCGGACTCCTCAACAAATTCCAAGTGGATAACACGCCTATTTGTTAACAGCAGTTACCGTTTAGAAGCCGATGAATCACGCGAAGTTTTGCCGAAAATTATTGAATCTATGGAAACAATGAACTCTAAAGGGACAAAGTTATCTACAACAAACGCAAGAAGAGATGAAATCATGACATCGAGCAAGTCTGCGTCACCCGGATATTTTTGTTCCGAAAAATCAATGGATCAAATTCCTCATGAAGGATATCATGAGTCTCAAAAAAGAATGTTGACGTCTGCACTATCAACGAGATCGGAAGGAAATGGCAAGGAGCAAAACAAGACTCCTACAGCCGATAAAAGCAAGACCATTGAAACCACTTATGCCGTGAAACGGCATGTTGTTCCTTCAAGATTCAAGACTGAAGACGGGAACGTATCGACGCGGAAAGTAAAATTTGATGATAAACGAATTAATATTCATTCCCCAAGTCTCGATACACGAGAAAAATCAAGAGAGAGATCCGAAAGAACAAAGTTTGAACGAAAGAAAGACACAATAAGTCCAAATAGAGGCTCTAAGTTAATGCCAAAAAGCGGAGTTTTGTCTGCTGAAGATGTCTTCACCCAAAAATCGCAATCAATCAAAATCTTCGAAGACGACATAAATCTCAAAGTTACGGCTTTTTTGAGAAGCAGCCAACCGATGGCAAGTCCGAAAACATTGAAAGTCAAAATACCAAAGAAGACCAAAGCCAGTGTATCGAACACCTCTGTCTCAATGAGACAGCAAAGAAGAGGCGATGGAATATTTGTTAACACTGATACTTGTCCCTCAAGCGCGCGTCTCATTCATCAAGACAGATCTTGGTATTATCAGGACCGGAGAGGCAAGTGTCGATACCTGCGGGTTCCCGAATCACCCGTCCCGCCCGTTGAATGGGTATTTCAGACGGATGACGATTAA